A single Anabas testudineus chromosome 10, fAnaTes1.2, whole genome shotgun sequence DNA region contains:
- the p2ry4 gene encoding P2Y purinoceptor 4 yields MEILSPGAINKSSVFTSVFNSSCRFDEEFKYILLPVSYSLVFVFGFVLNATSLWMFVKMRPWNPSTVFMFHLALSDFLYVLSLPTLIYYYANRSHWPFGVAACKIVRFLFYANLYCSILFLTCISVHRYLGICHPIKALTLVKSRHAHMVCAMVWVVVAVCLVPNLIFVTTSRRDNDTLCHDTTSQSAFNEYVDYSSVVMVLLFGIPFLVIVVCYCLMARALCRPRVGLSATRQSSASRKKSIKLIIVVLVVFAVSFVPFHITRTLYYTSRVLDLNCEFLNIVNFTYKITRPLASVNSCIDPVLYFLAGDHYRSRMISLLTGKRQATTSQTPLNNNHGLALVYKNSAPSGELERQTIEER; encoded by the coding sequence ATGGAAATCCTCAGTCCTGGAGCAATCAACAAGTCGTCAGTGTTCACCTCGGTCTTCAACTCGAGCTGTCGCTTCGATGAGGAGTTTAAATACATCCTACTCCCGGTGTCGTACAgtctggtgtttgtgtttggcttCGTGCTTAATGCTACTTCTTTATGGATGTTCGTGAAGATGCGTCCATGGAATCCCAGTACAGTGTTCATGTTCCACCTGGCCCTGTCTGACTTCCTGTACGTCCTTTCCTTACCCACCCTCATCTACTACTACGCTAACCGCAGCCACTGGCCGTTTGGCGTGGCTGCCTGCAAAATAGTGCGCTTCCTTTTCTATGCCAACCTCTACTGCAgcatcctcttcctcacctgCATCAGTGTGCATCGGTATCTGGGCATCTGCCACCCTATAAAGGCGCTGACGCTGGTGAAGTCCCGCCATGCCCACATGGTGTGTGCCATGGTGTGGGTTGTGGTGGCCGTGTGCCTGGTGCCCAATCTGATCTTTGTCACCACCTCCAGGAGGGACAACGACACCTTGTGCCATGACACAACCAGCCAGTCAGCCTTCAATGAGTATGTGGACTACAGCTCTGTTGTCATGGTGCTTCTATTTGGCATCCCCTTCCTGGTCATAGTGGTGTGTTACTGCCTGATGGCGCGGGCCCTGTGTCGGCCTCGAGTGGGACTATCAGCCACCCGCCAGAGCTCCGCCTCACGCAAAAAGTCCATCAAACTCATCATTGTGGTGTTGGTAGTGTTTGCTGTGAGCTTTGTCCCCTTTCACATCACACGGACGCTCTACTACACCTCCCGTGTGTTAGATCTTAACTGTGAATTCCTCAACATTGTCAACTTTACTTACAAGATCACCAGGCCGCTGGCGAGTGTCAACAGCTGCATTGACCCAGTTTTGTATTTCCTGGCTGGAGATCACTACCGGTCAAGAATGATATCTCTCCTGACAGGAAAAAGACAGGCGACAACCAGCCAAACACCCCTGAACAATAACCACGGCCTCGCTCTGGTCTATAAGAACTCGGCACCCAGTGGAGAACTTGAGAGACAGACTATTGAAGAAAGATGA
- the sox3 gene encoding transcription factor Sox-3, which yields MYNMMETEIKTPLPQSNSGSAPGAKNNSASDQERVKRPMNAFMVWSRGQRRKMAQENPKMHNSEISKRLGADWKLLTDAEKRPFIDEAKRLRAMHMKEHPDYKYRPRRKTKTLLKKDKYSLPGGLLAPGANAVNNSVSVGQRMDGYAHMNGWTNSAYSLMQDQLAYPQHHSMNSPQIQQMHRYEMAGLQYPMMSSAQTYMNAASTYSMSPAYTQQSTNAMGLSSMASVCKTEPSSPPPAITSHSQRACLGDLRDMISMYLPPGGDSAEHSSLQSSRLHSVHPHYQSAGTGVNGTLPLTHI from the coding sequence ATGTATAACATGATGGAAACCGAGATCAAGACCCCGCTCCCGCAGTCCAACTCGGGCTCGGCGCCGGGCGCGAAGAACAACAGCGCCAGCGACCAGGAGCGGGTGAAGCGGCCGATGAACGCCTTCATGGTCTGGTCCCGGGGACAGCGGAGGAAGATGGCACAAGAGAATCCGAAAATGCACAACTCTGAAATCAGCAAGCGGCTGGGCGCTGACTGGAAACTTCTGACCGACGCTGAAAAGAGGCCATTCATCGACGAGGCCAAGCGTCTACGCGCTATGCACATGAAGGAGCATCCGGATTATAAATACCGTCCCCGTAGGAAGACCAAGACCTTGCTCAAGAAAGACAAGTACTCTTTGCCGGGGGGACTGTTGGCGCCAGGAGCCAACGCCGTCAACAACTCGGTGTCTGTGGGGCAGCGGATGGACGGCTACGCGCACATGAACGGTTGGACAAACAGCGCGTACTCCCTCATGCAGGACCAGCTGGCCTACCCTCAGCATCACAGCATGAACAGCCCCCAGATCCAGCAGATGCACCGGTACGAGATGGCGGGGCTCCAGTACCCGATGATGTCCTCGGCGCAGACCTACATGAACGCGGCTTCCACGTACAGCATGTCCCCAGCGTACACGCAGCAGAGCACCAACGCCATGGGGCTGAGCTCCATGGCGTCCGTGTGCAAGACCGAGCCGAGCTCACCGCCGCCGGCCATCACGTCCCACTCTCAGCGGGCGTGTTTGGGGGACCTGAGGGATATGATAAGCATGTACCTGCCTCCCGGCGGGGACAGCGCGGAGCACTCCTCCCTGCAGAGCAGCCGGTTACACAGCGTCCATCCGCACTATCAGAGCGCAGGGACTGGCGTCAATGGGACGCTACCTCTCACCCACATCTGA